ATATTACCAAATTAATCACCACTGTCAACAACTTGTTCACTATACCAAGAACAGTAAATCCAGTAGCAGAAATTGCCCTGCGGCAAGAAAATCCAAAGAAAGAGATCGATAGGCCAAACAAGCACGACAATCCCACCGGCAAAACTACTGCAAACGAGTGCCAATCCGACTCATCTTTGATATCATGCTTAATCTTCTTCAGCTCACCCATTATCAACAGTTCCAGTGGAAAAAGCAGAAGAGCCTCCAGATTGTTGTACAACACAAGACCCCACGTATTCAAGCCAATGGTCATAACCACATGCTTTATGTAAACAAAATCAATAGTCATGCTGATCAAATACGCAACGGCCCAAGTGTAAGCCATGAAGGTGAACTGATAATCAGTGGCAACATAAAGCACACTCCCGGCAAAAATGGTGCCCAGAGATCCCCACGTCTTCGCAGAGGGCCACGGCTGGTGCAGGAACAGCGTCTCCCCAACCGCAACAAAAATCGGAACAGCCGACCGAAACACAATAAAAGTATCAACATTGGCATGTAAGAGCAGCTCACTATTGGTAAAAAGGGACAGGTAAAAAATCACAGCCGCAGGCAGAAACCGCCACAAGGTCAATAGATCAAGCTTGTCATGCTCGATTAGCTTAACGCGGCCGCAGAGAAAGACCCCGGCGGCACTTGTGAAGTATTGCAAGGCTGTCAATGCCCCTGGATAAGGGAATTTCATGACAGCCCATTTGTTGATAATGGATAGCAAAGATGCAGATAAACAGTACCCAGCAGCAACACCATACACTGAAATTTGCTGAGCAAGAAAAGAGTACCAATTCCCTTCACTCTCAATATTCAGGTTCTGACCTTTCTCAACATTGAGGTTGTTACTATTAATAGGGTTTTCATCAATGTCATTATCTTTAGACATCTGAACACAacacaaaatcaatcaaaaaacTGTGCATAAAAATCAATCAGATCTGTTTTCAAGTTGAGTGTAAAGTAGagtgattttgatttttgaggTCAATTGGGGATAGTGAGTGAAAGCGACAAGTGTGGAAGCAGTATTGTGTTGAAGAAATGAATAGAGAGAACCAGAGAAGAAGGAAACTGACCAGAATCGAATGGTCGAAGAGAGGTTTGTCTTACACGGCGGTGCCACCGGCGGAATCGAACCCCTTATGTTTCTTCCAAGTTTcgatattttgattattttcatGTGATGCATTATTTGGTTTTGTTCTTCCATAATAACAACAACTACTTACCGTGCCCACGAGGTTGTTATTAAATTATTGAGACAAATGTAGGTGCTAACAAAAATGCATATTGCTAGTAAATTAAGTCATTTCATTTTGAAAATTATAAATCTTTCAAAGGCTTAGTTAAGTGATTATTGACTTCAATGTTTATTCATGATTATTAAAATAAGTTGTCGGTAGGTTTAAATTATTGATAAATTAATTTGAGCGGCTTAATTTGAATGAGTTAAACATAACTCATAGTCATAGGTATGTCATAAGTTATTTATATAAACTCTCACATACATTAGTATAAATGTTTATGTTATAAGATAAACTTAAATAAGTTCTTTTAAACAATAATTTGTGCACAAACTAGTGTTCCAAATATAGCAAGACTTAATAATTAAAGGTGTGTTTGGATAAATAGTAAGATCATTATAACTAATAAGTATGTATAATTGATTTTTCATAAAGAAACAAACTAAAAATAGCTTATAAGTATGTTATAAACCATTTTTAAGTTTACTCAAACGTAAAGAACCAAATGCCTAGTAATCATTTTCGGTCTCCCCAACTTATTGATTACCTGAATTTGGTCAACTGCTACATTTTTCTCAATTTGCTCTactttagtgatcataagattTTGATCCTTGTTACTTTTCTTTTAGCGATTTTGATCCTCATTCAGATCCAAATAAGTTATCTTCTATTTTATATATGGTGTTTGTTACCATACCATAACACTTAGTTTGGGTATGATACATGAGTTGATGTGTACCAATTAAATAAATCCACTATGTAATTAATTAagtactagtgttttttacccgcgcgttgcacggggaatacatctattatatttgataggtcaattaataccttgatcattaaaaatataataaacaacggatgagaagagtatgaaatgatgagcaaagtggacaaaagtcttaaattaaaactcTTGTTGCATAGAgtgaacttcgtacaattgaataactaataaaaaaattggttaaccaaatctcaaattatgcaaaacatattaggggatgtggtttaatgatgactaataaacaatagctgatttaatctataatgaaaaaaagagaaaagattctttatgtacgtgattatgcgagttcattttttacacaataaaataaactatgtTTGActcatatcaacatgaagtcgtttcacattcttcatgagtctaaagacaataacacaaattatagatatgaagaatcaccaataaagcattcagaacacattttaatcttagaaaaaaaaagaatgtaccgcgaaatttgttattgtatttgatacattaattaatacttaatgaaggtactttcttgttaaaatatatttcttcccgtaggagaatttaactcctataataatttgtacaaaaaaattaaagtggactatattattatgtagtaaaaaattaacatcaaactatattatattatgtttttcttgtaacaaaaaaaaatccgatgaaatcttattaacatttatttttatgtagaagtattttcatgtaaaatattcttcctatatataaaagtttttaggctctttctaatacatttagatccagcttctccttactctcaggatgcctgaaagtcttttctcaagtctatctggtgggtaatatcgatgaagatgatgacacccaacagcttcaaggtcgatctcttgtatcctcctcctaccgaagactttaagagtaaaccttgccattccaacttttatcgatcgagtttcagttgctttttctgttgatctaggtgagaaagcttactaaggcaacctctgcttttgtctatctcccaatataagaagcatgttgttttgctcttatagtagtactaatgagcgtactttagaacaaatttccagcgaaggtcttgacagtttggaactaaaaggtttggttcattaataatatctagtagtttcatcatgctattctgcttttgagcttgttatacttaccggagcatttctgtgataaaaaaattcagaatagtaaagcagtcgtagtatgctccctttacttgctctagtgctcaagtgatagctgggtgcatactgtttgcatctaaattatatataaaagactcttaaaaacaactatTTAATTCTCCcttacaaagaatatacattacatcagaacctaattattatttgtcagtgacataagtgtcgaaaataatagtattaataatggaaatttcgaatggtgtgaataaggattaaaagtccaatctcataagaaagaaaaatctccatttacatcaaaatctctctcagatttctctacctcattatcaccaccactttttttataaattatccacaaacacactcacaaattccacacagtacctaacatcatatgcaaattttgttttcactgcaaccagagtctgttctttggcataaaaaaacacttcataaagtaagaaggtatcacattttgaatttaaatcattaaaatatttatttctaattaaaaaatcaaatgaaacttgcttccaaatcagcagcaatcataggtgctattcctgattgttgtccaactttaacatgaattaatatgaactcatgctaattcaaatcaaacttgcttccaaatcagcagcttccagccgTATCTGTATTCTtagtaacagaaaatcaagaactcatgaagtgagattgatagacatgttagagtaggatagactaaagaccaccaaacataataacaatatgtgcaacatcaatctagctatgatagtgcaaagatagcaatcaaatttgcagacagatatgaaagccaaagaatgaattgaagccactttttggctatggccttccagtggtttccataaccaatcagatctatttgtaaggggaaactaatcacatgctactaaagaagatgaatggaagaaaatcCCTCTAAAAATTTTAGtcccattatatttgttgagcGGCTaaaactgtaagatcaagttttgatctagtagtacaactctatgttttgatgattacaagttaaccttttgagtatgaacaattatggtactctaacgtgtttttctgagtatgctatttacaggctctgacctcaattcaatcccacaccaatcagaagcactgtgcataaagagtgacccaagcaacgctttcgcattgaccatgttcaatatgaacagtggaaaagcttcagaagttctgaagctacacaaactctgatgtggactcagtcactagaagctctgaagatccagaagttctgataaccaagaaacactgaaggtttagatgttctgatggtgtagaagactctgaagatacagaagctgaatagtggaaactctgaagtccagaagcaagaaactctgaagaccatgtacttccctctgagttcagaattagaagatacaacggtcagaggatctgtgctttccctctgactctgatcaaccggcttcacaagttccaacatgaagcattcccctgatcagaagtctcctaggtttaaaggtcaagtcactatccaagtacaaaagcaactgtaccatcctgacgacctacctaacgttctcagccacagcagaagctggaatttccagaattgccctccaacggtagcattctcatgcagcgttcaaaccctaatccttggagcataaatagaggctgaagtctgaaagatgcggttggaagaatttacacaagcacaagctatattcaaaaaccttcaagcattctttcatcttgaaattcattgtgtttactattagcttttcagaagcaaaactcttgtaaacatttctttgataaacagtttgtttagttcctttaggagatcaaggttgatcggatcctagagaagactaagagagtgaatcttagtgtgagctaagtcagtgtaattgttagtcacttgtaggtttcaagtgcagttgtaacactttacctgattagtggattgccttcattctaagaaggaagaaatcaccttaacgggtggactggagtagcttgagtgatttatcaagtgaaccaggataaaaatccttgtgtgcttttctatctcttattcttagcacttaagttctcgaaagatttgtcaaaatctttaaggtggaagttttatcttgaaaacgctattcaaaccccccctttctaccgtttttcataccttcaaaaacaactctttgctttatgtagcactgttgttgaaagtacaataaccaaatcaaaaacatatgctgatactaaatcgtaatgtgataattacacactcatgcaagcaagacttccaatcacaccaaagtttgattaattgaaccatagtagaacaatgattaattataaaatctaatattgccttcgaaaagtgacttttaatatatgtaatgatgatagatagatgtagaattgatgaactaagtcagtaaaactatatatgcatcacagtagtgcaacaccaaacacacatctctatctcttatttggtgaatatatacatatgcatcacagtagtgcaacaccaaacacacatctctatctcttatctggtgaatatatacatataatggactgagaaaaaccttCATGAGTACTagtctcacatgtttcgtggcttacttgaaatgagagcaagataagatcttgagtcatcaatcatgtttcatcgtcagctagctgagaatcagagagtgtagtcagaaagaggtatgcacctcattgccgttctgtacctacggataaattcatgtcaaatgtttccagtgaagccaaggaaatcaatttattgttaaaacattggtttaggcgttaagcatattagaaaggatagcaccagttttaaaaacctaacctcaatagtatagtttgagcgaacaaagataagcagtaaaatctcatccatgatatgaagttctgtagttgtaatggcaagcaccaacaataataattaatttactcggtgcaagaagcaggcaaaaagaaaaaattaccaaataaaaaagttgcaaggaaaaaaatctacaacttctcctttctctcccctcaattctttcactccctcaatccacttcactgacaatgattaggttaatcaaaacatacacagatcaatgtttcacctcctataacatatgacacaaattttagatgcaaattaagaaaaacgaataaaatagaatcacatacaaaggagaatcagaaaacataaaaaacaaatcaaaatattgcaaaattccatatagaatataaaatggactcaccatccatggcttccaaagaatctcttttggtggaatatctataaaaaaaacctgaagaaaagaatttgaaattagcatggcaagtgatgaacgaaattgaccttgaagtcaaacatgagtgaatgaaagttaaaggtaaagtaaaataaaattgaaaaaaaccataacatattatgcaagcaaaggaagaaaataatttgaaacatccatctgcaaccttcccaatcagtccaaggcagcaaatcggagggatgcgattgcaagtcgatggcaaagtggttccgtggagagatgagacgattttgtgggggtggttccgttcagtggagagatgggatgagaattgcatggaggagaagAATTTCATGCACCTCATTGCcgttctgtacctacggataaattcatgtcaaatgtttccaaggaagccaaggaaatcaatttattgttagaacattggtttaggtGTTTAAcatattagaaaggatagcaccagttttaaaagcctaacctcaatagtatagtttgagcgaacaaagataagcagtaaaatcccatccatgatatgtagttctgtagttgtaacggcaagcaccaacaataataattaatttcctcggtgcaagaagcaggcaaaaagaaaaaattaccaaataaaaaagttgcaaggaaaaaaatctacaacttctcctttctctcccctcaattctttcactccctcaatccacttcattgacaatgattaggttaatcaaaacatacacatatcaatgtttcacctcctataacatatgacacaaattttagatgcaaattaagaaaaacgaataaaatagaatcacatacaaaggagaatcataaaacataaaaaacaaatcaaaatattgcaaaattccatatagaatataaaatggactcaccatccatggcttccaaagaatctcttttggtggaatatctataaaaaaaaaacctgaagaaaagaatttgaaattagcatggcaagtgatgaacgaaactgaccttgaagtcaaacatgagtgaatgaaagttaaaggtaaagtaaaataaaattgaaaaaaaccataacatattatgcaagcaaaggaagaaaataatttgaaacatCCATCTGcactccatctgcaaccttcccaatcagtccaaggcagcaaatcggagggatgcgattgcaagtcgatggcaaagtggttccgtggagagatgagacgattttgtgggggtggttccgttcagtggagagatgggatgagaattgcatggaggagatgaattccatggaggagatggtggaggtaGACAGGGTTTTAAGAGagtttttgctgatgggatgtattattgatttaaatcacttatcacaaattttatattaagataaaatcatgaaataaacaacataaatcctaatcaaatctaaaatttaaaaatgtactaaataaatatagataaaaactatcaaaatctagcaaatcacaataaaaactcataaaatccggaattaattaaaaatccgaaaattcaataaaaataccataaaaattaattaatactctaaaaataaataataatataaattaagataaaatccagaattaaacaacataaatcctaatcaaatctaaaattaaaaaatgtactaaataaatattaataaaaactatcaaaatctagcaaatcacaataaaaactcataaaatccggaattaattaaaaatccgaaaattcaataaaataccttaaaaattaattaatactctaaaaataaattaaaaataaattaagataaaatcaagaaataaaaaacctaaatcctaatcaaatctaaaatttaaaaatgtattttttttattaaggagaaataaggtaaggaaaaatcagggcacatgtggcaagtggggccaaggagaaagaacttacatgtaaaatattaggtgagaattaatctgggagcgacacgtcactaacttggcctgtgagagcgacacgtcatgctagaagttgttcttttctaatatatattgatattgatattgatattgattttctccttttattttttccgtgaaataaatgttattaaaaCTACATTATTTACTTAGTAGTCCTTGGTTAATGTATCAATTGAGAATgactctcctcctccttctcctccttcatcaagttcttcatcttcataaaaaaaaatttcagaaaatcaaacttcttcaaacccaaaaaaatcccaaaacatTTCAAatcaaaaaaaccaaaacatgTTGGTTCTGCACAATGAAAAGCTTGTTTGGCGGAACCCAGtaaaaacaaaacgaaaaagACACCCAAAATCGAGATCAGAGCACCACCACTATCAAGTTTGAAACTTTGTCGAATAACTCAGAGAATCAAAAACCCCAAAACccagaaggaggaggaggcacCGTCTTAGAGATCTCTACGTCGATTTCGAATCTCGATTTGCGAAAGATGTGGGTCGCGAGGTGGTGGGGATTCAACCTAGATCAGAGAACCCAAAACCCAGATCGAGGAGGAGGAACCGTCTTCGATCACTCCATTGTTTTTGAATCTCGATCTACGAAGGACGTGGGTCAAGCTCTCTATCTACAAAGGATGTGGGTCAAGTTTTTGGGGTCGAGGTCGCTGGGTGGCGGTGGGGATTCAACATGGAGCGTGCTTGAGAGAGAGACGGGCAAGACAAGATAGAATCTGCTTTGCTACGTGTAGGAGATGTTGGGGGTTTGGGTTTGTGATTTCGCTTCTTTTTCCGATTCTGAATGAGTTGGCTCTGTGGAGAGTTTTACATCACTGGGAAATTTGTCTTTGCCGTTTCTTTTTATTATCTTCCCTGGTTTAGTTTTTGTGGTGTGGATGGATTTGCCTTTCTCAATATTTTCTCTAGTTTTTTAGTCCAGGAGCTAATTGAGGCTAGTGAGAGATTTTTGTCTCTACCAATTTTCGGTGAGACTTGTTATTTCTTGGGTTGGGGTATTAGATTTCTTTGTAAACCTCCTTGAAAATTCCTCTTGATTTCTCAAAataggtactctttttccttgttaggttttcctaagggggttttatcctaacaaggttttaatgaggcctgTTTTGTTTAGTCTATTTTCAAGGGGGTACTAGGTGGGtttgtcttcttcttttttgttgGGTTTGTTCCTGTACTTATTAGTTGTAGACtgtctcttgtttttttttcttctctcttttttctccttgtatgggttgaagtaccccttgtacttctattcaatatacttcttattgcctataaaattttttttctaattttttaataaaattcatcTTTTGTTGTTCGAAAAAACAAAGCATTGTCTtttgaaatttgatttttgggttcgaagaattttattttatggaaTTTCTTttaagaagatgaagaacatgaTGAATAGGATGGAATGATGTTTGAAGGTGATGAACTCGTTGAAAAATCCAGACAACACCAGTTTTGTAATGGGGTATAGTGTTTGGGACTAGAAGTGGGATTTTCAAAGTATAATTATctattcttttatattttttgatatttataaaaaaagtcaaaatttacagtcaaatattttttaattggtCCACCTCAATAAGGTATGATACAATTGAGGTATGGTAGCAATtgcctttatatatatatatatagggagcatatcaggtgagaggagtggtttatAATGAGAGATGAGAGGAATAATTAATAACCCTTGGATCAAAATAAAGggttcagattaattctcacattTAAGTTCTCACGTGACCACCTCtctcttcaattcattcttttcGCA
This portion of the Lotus japonicus ecotype B-129 chromosome 3, LjGifu_v1.2 genome encodes:
- the LOC130749409 gene encoding GDP-mannose transporter GONST3 encodes the protein MSKDNDIDENPINSNNLNVEKGQNLNIESEGNWYSFLAQQISVYGVAAGYCLSASLLSIINKWAVMKFPYPGALTALQYFTSAAGVFLCGRVKLIEHDKLDLLTLWRFLPAAVIFYLSLFTNSELLLHANVDTFIVFRSAVPIFVAVGETLFLHQPWPSAKTWGSLGTIFAGSVLYVATDYQFTFMAYTWAVAYLISMTIDFVYIKHVVMTIGLNTWGLVLYNNLEALLLFPLELLIMGELKKIKHDIKDESDWHSFAVVLPVGLSCLFGLSISFFGFSCRRAISATGFTVLGIVNKLLTVVINLVIWDKHSTWVGTVGLLICMLGGVMYQQSTSKPKAAKQATAQENDEEQQKLIEMQVNSETDISGNEDNKSKEEK